The sequence below is a genomic window from Amphiprion ocellaris isolate individual 3 ecotype Okinawa chromosome 16, ASM2253959v1, whole genome shotgun sequence.
ACACAGCGGCTGACAGCGTTTCTTTTAGGATCAAAAAGGAAGAAGAGACGAGAGAAAATGGAGAGAGGCACTAAATTAAAATCGACATGGAACAGGTCAGGTTTATGGCGATGCTTTTTCGAGCTAATCTTCCCAGGTCGGTTCCGGGTTCAAGTCTTAATGGGCCAATAATAGCAACattattcagaattttttttcattccgaTGGATGGAATGTAAAACGGCCTTAATCATATGCAAATAACAGCGCAGCGGTGTAGTGACCCAGAATAGCTGAATAGCCAACagggagaacacacacacacacacactcacactcacacacacacactcacacacacaccaaagacGGAAAGCTGTACCTGATCTAGGGCCACCGATCTTGTGATTTCCTCGCTGTCTGATTTGGACCCGCCCTCTCTGTCGTCTATGACCAAGTCGATAGGCATCTTGCCTTTCAAGCAGCTGATGTACCGGTGACAGAAATTATCACACAGCTCGTGTACCTgcagagaaaaggagaaagaaaggagtCAGAGGCGTCACACACTCACCAAAAGATTCATAAACACacatcaaccacaacattatcCCGTTTTTTACGCGTAAAAAGCGCACCGGAGAGTTTTTACGCATTTTGGCAAAAACGCACACAACATAAACgcacataaaatatttaaatatttcactacTATCAACATAAAGTGATCAGTGACAATATATTGCTTTGTGATAAATTATTGAACATGctcaaattaatttattttcgCTTCCAAAAAGTTTCATATTTGCTCTGGAATTGTAATATTCAGCCTAAGGTGTGTCCGGTTCGTGCGCCTTGGCACGCCGTGGTGGCGGTGCGCACTGTCCAGCCAGTGATAGCAACTTTATTTTTCCCTCCTCTCAAAATAGAGATATCGCCGAAAATTGACAGTGACAAGAGGGCTCAGAGGCTACAACACACTCAACACCCGTGTTAAATTCATCATCGGTGCCCCGGGTATAGTGGCCATTAGAGGAGGGTGACCCGCTTGACAGACATTTAAGGTAAACAGTTTAATTTGGTTACTTATTACATTATCACTGCCAATGTGGCGCATCCTGCAGCacgagaaacaaaaaataataatgccaGATGCAttagcaggaaaaaaatatatatcctGAGCTTCCATTTGAGCTGCAAAATATATCATGTGCAGCCTGAGTGCAAGATGTGAGGACAAAAAACCGCAGAGCatgcacagaaagaaaactttaaaaacttttaaCAGCTTTGATCGTGTTTCAGAACGTTAAAGTTTGGGTTAAAGTTGACAGTCCAGGCTACTGCACTCCATCTGATACGGAGACAAATCAAGAGTCTTACACCCACTACTCCCTCTATCCACAGATGGCTGCCTGGGGCCTTTTGCCCTCCACAAagaatcatttctaaaaaacccgCAAAGTTCGCCTATATGTTTCACCTTGCATGCAGTTTCTGCCAGCATTAAACTTCATTAAAACATGGGGGAGATTTGGGCACAGAGATATCCGTTCCAGTTGTAACAGCTTGCGTCGTGATTAAACGCGGAAGAGAAATGGCCCCATGATTGATTTTGACGCTAATTATAACCGACtagcaaaaatacatttatgcaAATACAGCCCATAGGTCTGAAGTGGCACGCTGGACACAAATGGCGAGATAATATTACCTTCTCCAGCTCCAGAAGATGAAATCGTAAAACTTGAATGGCTTGAATCatctgaaaaattaaaataacaataaaaaatgagctGTTCACATGTCTTGATATTAAACAAGCGCGTTTTTCTCAATGCAAGTAACTGCAGatgaagaaaatattcataCAAATGGATTTTATGTGGAACTGATATTAAAGTTGGACGTTATTGCAATATGGAGAGCAGGCATTCAGAGCAGGCTGCAGCTCCAATAAGCCTCAGAGTCAGAGATCTATTAGCCACCAACTAGTCGCGAGGAAAACATTACTCTGACATTACAGTTAGAGAATCAAACTGTACAAAGTGAAGAGATCGACTAGAATAAGTTTCCAGGCTGAGTTCAAAGGTGTGTGACAGCTGTCTGAGAGCAGCTCTTCATCTGCAGATACTACCGGGGGCCATCAGGATATCAAACAGCCCAAAAAGAGGAACATCATGTGCAATCCTGCTTTAACTTTTCCCAACCACGTGGCTCTCTGACACAGATCAACAGCCCGCCAATGAACATGCACCCAGCAGCTGGTGGGAATAATGtgtgaaaatatagaaaatcacatttggaaaattaaacaatgcatataaaaaaaaaattaaaaagtatcTTACCAGATTATCCAATTCTGGATTCGATGAAAATAAAGGTTTTTCTGCCCGAATCTAAAGTCCAAAACATAATTATAAAATAGTcatataaaaaataacacacaatgCATGATTAAATATACAGATAAGGACTAAATAATTTAGCATGAACTACAATCACACTATATGAAATTAACACACTTTCTAACATGTATTAATAGAAATATTTTGTGTTAACTTTGTGCGTAAAAGTGTCCCATTTTCGGGACGTGCAGATTAAGAGCTGAACCAGCCCGAGCATGCAGATCACAGAAGTCAAACTTTTCCTGACCTGTTTTGCAAACACTGCTATGTCTTCATTGAAAGATTCCGATGAACAGACGTCTCCTCCCGCCACCCcgggctctctgggggtgcaagtcgctaattcacatttctcaaaaatcaGTGCAAGCAAAGGGAACAGGGGGTGCCTGGGAACACACACAATAGCAAATGTCACCAGAGAGAACAAGCGCCGGGGTCAAGACTACTCCAGGCTAGATTTAGCCAGCCATGCTACTCCTCAACAACTCGCCCATGGGGACTGCTGCTGCAGTCCGAgctattatattatattatgcaGAGGCTCGGAGAAAGGCTGCAAACAGCGAGCAGACTTCTGTGATTAAATCTAGGCGCGCCTAATAGCATAAAAGCTTTAGAGTCTGTCAAACAATTTCGAGCACAGGTCTTCGTTTGGATACacaggcgtgtgtgtgtttggcaaaaatacatttaaaaataaaattaaaaaaaatctctggagATGTTGACGTTTAAATGTGCGCgcatttgtttgttatttatgGTTTAAATCCTCTGATTAAATGCGCGTAAAAGTCAAGACGCCTCCAAAAGTTGTGACTGTGGAGTAAAACAGAGAGAAACCGCATCCTTACAGATTTTAATTAACTCCTGcaaattaataaattatatgTATTTGTGGGATTTTCtctacatattatatatatatatatattttaaaattttcgAAGCATGGCGAATTGGCGCAATTaattaaaatggttaaaaataagGAGGTAATTATTTTAGCTCAGGATAAACCGTGGAGGTCTCCTTCAAGAGTCTCAGAATTATTCCTAAAAGTCAAAAGGCAATTTTCTGAGGACATCCGTGAAATAGCCTccttaagtttttaaaaattctcttTAATTTTgcgtttaaaaaaatgttcacccAGAAAAACACGTGGGAATCATGAGTGACTTCAAAAGCGTAAAGTTCTAAGTAGTGCAGAAATAAAAGCTCAACAGAAGCCTGTGAGTCTGTTTCTCCTCCCTGCGTCTCTGCAGCAGTTTGGGCTCCACTTCACCGGGACTCAGCTCTGTCCCGAGCCGGTCTTCTCCCTGCTACGGGTCTGGTTCTGTACCCACTAACCCACTCCCACGCACTGGATCCTGCCCGCCAGAGAGCGAGTCCGTCCCCCCTCTCCACCCTCCTCCTGCACGGACCCGAGGCTCGCACTTACCCGTATATAGCGTCTTTATCTCTCTTGAGAGCGTCGTTAACGGAGGAGCCCATGCTGGGCGGCATGGTGTTGGTGTGGGCGGTGTGCGGGTACTGGTGCGAGTGCAGCTGGGGACCGTGGTTGAGGTGCACCGCCTGCATGGACCGGGCGCCGTGCGGGTCTCCGTACATGGTGGTCGGGATGCCCACCCCGTCCATCCCGTAGTGGGGCAAGTCTTCGTACTGCACGACAACAAAACACGAACAGAATAGATCTGACTGCGAGAAACTTTGCAATAAAACCGCGAGTCTGGAAAATACGAGGGAagtcaacttttgtttttctccttcccAAAAAATCCCGAGATAGTTTCATTAATTTcgaacatttttctttaattaaaagcGATTTCCAGACGAACTCTGCCGCTTTAGAGgcgagaaaaacaaaagaaataaattcaccTCAGTGCTTTAATTTATGGAagttttaaacacacacacgtccGGAAGTGACTGGTTAAGCTGCTTTACTATAAGAAAATGATTATTCTCGAGTGAAAACTAGTTTTGTTCTCAACTTATTCACAGTGACCCTTGTAGCCCAGAggaaaaaatacacatgaaTTATTCAAGATGTGCTAAAATTACTGGGAGGacaaaaagtaaaactacaACCAGATATTATtcctattattatttatattattactgAGCAGGTTTTTACAGTATATTCCTGCTGAgctgtgttttcactgtttacAACAACTAACGTGTTAAACTTGttcactgcagtgttttctAATTTTAAAGGCTCATAATTGTGCAGCTTGTTATTACCCACCAGACACACTGTGATCAGTGCAGCAGCTAATCGCGTCTTGTGTGATTTGAAGTTGCTGTTAAACCGGAGCTGAATATTCAAActtttctttgtcacttttAGTGTTGCATCGTGgagttttgtcttgttgtttggTGGCTCTGAAACAACACTACTGTTTGTTCCAACGCAGAAATGTGGATCCAGAAGCTGCAGACGCACAAATAAAACGTCAATCTGAGGTTTGCTTCTTTACTAGGTAGAAAATACAGGCTTGAATTATTGATAGTGCTCTCTGGATGTGACAAACAAGTGTCGGGGAAAGAGTAAAAATGCATTATCACTTAAAGCTGAGCGTTTCGACCCTAAAGGCAAAGAGGTGCAAACCCCAGCGTGGTGCGGCTCCGGTGCCAAACCGAGCAGCTAAATGTGTCCAGTGTCCCTGGAACATCTCTGCTTTTTTACTCTCTTTACTACCAGACTGAGGGTTCTGAAACAGGACAATCAAAGGGTTTGTAATCACATCATTACTTTGCTTTGTAACTGCCTCAGTGGCATTAAGCTAATGTTGCATGTTTTCGCTCAATTTACGCAAAACAAAACTTGACGCTGGAATTAGAATTTAGCtcgtaaaaaaattaaaaactcaaCGTGGAATCTGGACGCAACAGTCAACAGAGAAATGTGCAGATTTGTTTTGCCTCTATGCCCTCCCCCCATTTCGCTTCCAGTAACTGGCCTGTCATAACTAATCTAAAAAACACAGCCGATGTGAGATATGATCACGCTCCCGATGTCCCTCAGAGGGCCGGTTTGTGGAGCAAACGAGTGCGGCCGTGCGTAATGCCGTGCCAAAAGACGCCAAACATGAAAATTGTTGTCTCCATGTGTCTGGAAGGCGACAGAAACTTTCGCCGCGAGTGTGTGTCACTGAGCCACGTTACAGCGCAGCATTGCAGTCAAGCGCAGCAGACTTAGAGAAACTTTTTTAGGGGGGAATCGTCCTACGTACCCGTTGCGCCATAACCCTCCTCACTCCCTGGTCGTCCTTTCAGTTTAGGTAAATCCCCTCTGAGGCCAGGGTGGAGAcgaaatacagaaagaaaatcCAAATAAATGGGAAGATGTTTCAGCCAAAATCCCGTatgcctttttttctctccccacACGGAACGGTGAAGCCAGCTCCCGCTTTCTGTGCAACTTTCAGCCCAGGCGCGGCGGATAGGTCCTCGGCTGTCCTCGGGGCAGCGGCACCGGGCTCCCGTCTCCAAAACCAGGGTGGAAATAAAATAGCCCCTCAAACAAAACTGGCGACTCTCATGGCTTTTTGCCACTCCGCCTGTCAGTCAAAACGCGAGGGCTTGTCAAAAGTAGCGGATGAATGATGGTCCGACGCGCGTCTCCACGGGATCGGCAGCACCTAAATGTTAATGCTCACAATCACAGTTAAAAATGAAGCAGCGctcctctccttttctttgATCACTCTCGGCTCCCGGCTTGATTTTCTTATGCAAAAGCGTCTAGAGGAGATCAAGAGGAGGTGGGGTGATAATTCTGGCTTAGGCTTTCTTAAAGGAGCCACGATCGatgctgtgtgtatgtgtgtgtgtgtgcatctgcgctgcatgtgtgtgagtgcgtgtgtaTGCGTGAGCCGcccgcctgcctgcctgcccgTTTGTGTACaatggatgtgtgtgttgagCTGAGGAGGAGCGGAGGATCTGGACCAGACTGCTGAAACCCGGAAGTAGTGGTGGCCATAACAGGTCGCGTCTTACACAACGCACCGGGCTGCAGCAAGTCCTGCGGAGAGGAGGGGGGTGGGAGGACCCTGCGAGCCCTCAGCCAGCCGCACCGAGAGCTCAACAACACCGGGAGTAACACACAATATCCACCAAAGACTCCGGTCCGAGTCTCATCCTCACTAACTGACTTCATACTGCCGTcctgtaaacacagaaacatgtgaATTAGTGGATTTACGCACCAAGCGTCATGAAAATAGCTTAGAAAAACGACTCAGCTGCTGATGTGAGCTATTGTCAGGTAAGTAATTAGGAGAGTCTATGGTCATATTAATCCTATAATCGTTTATGTCATTGCTGTTAtcaaaaataagtcaaatatAAGTTCATTATAATAGCTTTGTGGTCAAGTTCAGCTCCTGGGAAGCTCCCAGCAGCATGTGTAGCTTATAGCCAGGCGTCCAGTCTGCAGGTTCTCGGCCTCTTTTAGCTCAGATTCAACTTCTACACGCTTTGATTGCTCCTTATGTTTGCATTAATCTATATAAGATTCAAGAATGTAAATGCACAGCTTATAAAATACTTGCAACTCCACagaaaagggacaaaaacaGCCTGGAACTTTCTCCAAGTTATTTGGAAGTAAATATTTATGGTCAGATTTCATTGTTTTCgtataaaagcagcatttttagtTCACAGCACTGGAGTTTTAATCTGCATGCTGGAATTAgctctgaaaacatcacagCAGCTTGTTTTAATGTCTAACAGTTAAAGCTGTCCGTCCCCTCTCCCCCGCAGCAGCGTCGAATGGGTCGCTCCAGTTTGCCCGGGCTGTCCAATGGCAGGGAGGCACAGCGATGGGAGCCCCCTATTGGCTCCCGACGTGATCGATCCGGGGGCTGATGGATCGCTTTTAGGCCACATTGGCGAGGAGACgcacaaacaaaacatcatcCGCGGGTAGAAAACACGCACTTAGCGCTTCTGTCAGCTTCTCCTGTGCGTCATTTCACCGAAACACCGAATGTTTGACTGAGacatctctttctctgtctgttacGCGCACACATGTACACTCATTTTCAGCACTCTGACTTAATTAAATCCCTGTAACTGCTCCCAAACTTCCACCAAACCTCTCCCAGCCAAACAGAACTGCACTTCAATCCGCTTCTTGTCAACTTTCTGCTCTCAGACTCGTCActaattcatctttttttctctataATGAAACGTTCACGCTGCTGCCGTACAGAGATTGTAAAAGTTTGGTCAAATATTGATGGGCTTTAATATATGGAGGCAAACTTTGCGGAATTTCTTGAGGAATTTCATGTGAAGTGATGATATCATTGAGTAATGTGTGGTtataaattaagcaaatagTTTTAATTTCCTACTCCGTTATCTCGTTATGTTTGATTGCTCACCGGGATATAAAAGGGTACAAATCTTATTTCATTTAGCtgatctctttttttaattaagaaaGAAGTTTAACTACCTCCAGATCTGGCTAAAATATTAATGAGATATTTCATGGCATACgaaggaatatttaaaaaaggaataacATGAGCAGGATTAGTTTAAGGAATGAGGATGTATTAAAGATTTAGAGACGTTTTAAtagaatgtttgatttttgctgttgttttccacTTTGGGTTTTACGCACTGGAGCTTTACgcaactttttatttatttcccagGCCATCACACATGAATGGACAGTGTGTAAAAGAGCCACATTATCTCCTGATTATGTTGGTAAGGTGTTGTTGGTCGGTGACAGCctgtttgaagttttttttcctcctctctcttccctctTGTGCAGCGCGTCTAGCCATCGATCATCTGCCCCCGGTGCCAGAAACGGTGTCATAACATGATAATGCGGCTTCACACATTCGGCGGTGATTCCtgcggtaaaaaaaaaaagccgagCTGGGATCCGATGGGACGATTTTACAAGCATGAAATGACGATCAAAGCCTCCCGCAGTCCGAGAGCTCCGGGGCTGCGGGCAGCACAGGAGCCACGAGGCGCGGACTTTTACGCACAGAGACCACGGATCAAAAAATAAACCGAAGAGCGCGTCAACTTTACCAGTTCTGTTATTTATTGGTGAGTAGAAGCTCCTGTTTTCTGATtgcttattgtttttattttattttgatggaattgtaaataattaaaaggCGCATTGATGCCACCataaatgttttcttctaaTTGGTTTATTTCTAATTAAAGGGTTTAAAATCCCACTTTCTGCTGAATTTGTGGGTTTTAGTGGAGCACAGCTCACTCCACCACCACAAGCTCCACTGATGTTTTAAACGAGGACTAAATTCACATGAAAGGAGTCCAGATCAGCGCCTGCTCACTGTAAAATAACCACCACGGCATTATAAAGCAATTAAGCTCCTCCAATTAGCAgccataaaatatatttttaaaaaaagctccaCTTTCTCTC
It includes:
- the meis1b gene encoding homeobox protein Meis1b, with translation MAQRYEDLPHYGMDGVGIPTTMYGDPHGARSMQAVHLNHGPQLHSHQYPHTAHTNTMPPSMGSSVNDALKRDKDAIYGHPLFPLLALIFEKCELATCTPREPGVAGGDVCSSESFNEDIAVFAKQIRAEKPLFSSNPELDNLMIQAIQVLRFHLLELEKVHELCDNFCHRYISCLKGKMPIDLVIDDREGGSKSDSEEITRSVALDQTSWNRDHDDTASTRSGGTPGPSSGGHTSHSGDNSSEQGDGLDNSVASPSTGDDDDPDKEKKRNKKRGIFPKVATNIMRAWLFQHLTHPYPSEEQKKQLAQDTGLTILQVNNWFINARRRIVQPMIDQSNRAVSQGAPYNPDGQPMGGFVMDGQQHMGIRPPGPMGGMGMNMGMEGQWHYM